TTTCCCGAACTTTTCGGAACAAGAACGACATTCGAGAGCCAAGTAGGAAATTGTACCTCTCGAATGTGCCCGGCACTGAGCAACTCTCCCACCTCCTTTTTTATAACTATATCTTTCTCGGGCCCGAAGTGTCTTTTCTTCTGCTTCACGGGACGAGAATTCGGCAAGATGTTTAACCGATGTTCTGCTACATCTGGACTTGTCCCTGTGAGCTCTTGGGCTGACCAAGCGAACCTGTTGAGATTAGCTTGTAAACAAGTAATAAGTTTTTCCCTTACCTCTGGGTCAAGGTCAGGGGCTATTCTTAGAGTTTTCTTGTCAGGCCCCAATGTCACGATCTCCGGCCTCTCATCCATCACCTCATGAACCTCTCTCCTTACCACGGGCAACCCGCTTCGCCCCCTTCTAATCATATTGACCTCCACACGTGCCCTCTTCCCCTCTTCTTTCACTATCCCCTCATAACACCGACGAGCGACTTTCTGGTCCCCACATAAGACTCCAACCTCCCTCCCCACAGGAAACTTCAACTTCTGATGATACGTGGACGCTACAGCTCTGAAATCTTTTAGGGCTGGTCGCCCCAGAATTCCATTGTAAGCGGATGGGGTGTCCACCACAGTAAATGTCGTCATCTTGGTCACCCGCCGAGGCTCATCTCCCAAAGATAAAGGAAGGACAATTTGACCCAGCGACGGGATGGCATGTCCTGCGAACCCATATAGAGGAGTGGAGATTGgttcaaactcaaatccttccaccttcatCTGATCCAGAGTACTCTTGAACAGGATATTAacagagcttccattatcaataaagattCGTGCCACATCGTAATTGGCAACGGTGgtcgtcaccaccaaggcatcgttatgaggAGCCACAATGCCTCGGAGATCCTCTGGCCCAAAACTGATGACAGGATCATGGGGTAAGTTCGCACTCctcgatatttcaaaattctccaACCTCCTCCCATGCGCCTTCCGCGCTCGCCCGGAATccccatcagtagcaccccccgagatcatatgaatcattcctctcgtcgGGTGATTATCCTCATTCGTTCTCCTCCTCGGTTCAGCGGGCTCCCAAGGGACATCCTGACCTCGACCCTCTCTCCTCGGCTCTTCGATCCTCGGAcgtatccatggagggcctcgaCCCCGCCTAGAAGACGGGCGAGATCTCAGCTCACTCCCAGACGAGGACCCTTCTTGTCTACCCCGTGGCGGAGGTCGAGCACTGCTCTCGACCCTCTGCGACTTCTCCCCCCTCTCCCCcgactccctcacctccatcaccttatCCCGACTCCTATTCAGAggaacatgtgatgagaattgtcttctaTCTTTGGTTCTGTCCTCATCTCTTTCCCCTGCACCCCTCTTCTTTCCACCTCTCTCGGCTCCCTCCACCctacttcctccgggccggTTTTCCATCCTCCTGTATCGTTGAGCATCCTCCAGGTtgacatatttctcagctcgagccaacaaatcatcatagctcgacggaggcttcttgaccaacGACTTAAAAAACTCTCCTCCCCTTAGTCCTTGtgtaaaggcacttatcatgatgtcaggggtagccgATGGTATTTCTAGTGCTGCAGTGTTGAAGCGCTGGACAAACTCCCGCAACGTTTCAGcctcttgctgtttcatcacaAACAAACTCAAATAGTTCTTTTGAtgcctcttgctgctggcaaatcggtgcaagaaggcTGCAGAGAAATCCTCGAACGATtgtatggagttgggctgcagggtattaaaccattgctgggctgacctcaccaacgtgcccagaaacaccctgcacctgactccgtccgaatattggtgcaatagagccgcattctcaaatctccccaagtgttcctcagggTCTGTATGTCCGTCATACTCTCCAACGTTTGATTGTCGGAAATTCGGAGGAAGCTCTTCCTCCAAGATGGCTAGTGAAAAAGGGCTTCCTCTCTTGGGTACCGGCGCCCTGCTTCCCACCTGCTCCCTCAACCTCCTTATCTCTTTCCACATCTCTCCCATCTCACTAATCTCCCCACTCTGGAGGGGTTGCGTCTCTTCAACCCTGCTATGATGgacctcaacattttcctccCGCTCCTGATGGGCGGCTTGTTCCTCTacaaacatagactcttgattcctcttcatggcctcatccactgttcgggtgataaattggcccagctgttccagggtcaagtttcccacattctcattgggacgggTTTGCTCGGCCCTCGTCTCGTGGATGGGCTGCTCAGTTCTggcctcttgacgaggttgttcttgTCTCGTCTCAAGATGCGGTTGTTCCTGTCCCGCCTCAGCGCGAGATGGTTCGGGTCCCCTccgaggacgcgatgatgctgaggtgGCTCTTCCACTCCCTCTcctccctaccatctctacgtctcaactcaaaagtttcccacagacggcgccaagtgatactcacgggaaatttagggtccgatccacgcaagcgtcactaatccagacacgggctccaaaattaccctgggcctgaaatcacaaataagaccgttaggagggggccaggagggtatcctggcgtagcccctccgacgctcaagtcagagactgaggatatatgggggagcagctaagggcgctgctgaaaataatatagtgaatgccATATcgtacgctcaaacctggtatttataggagaatacc
The Primulina tabacum isolate GXHZ01 chromosome 9, ASM2559414v2, whole genome shotgun sequence DNA segment above includes these coding regions:
- the LOC142556896 gene encoding uncharacterized protein LOC142556896; translation: MFVEEQAAHQEREENVEVHHSRVEETQPLQSGEISEMGEMWKEIRRLREQVGSRAPVPKRGSPFSLAILEEELPPNFRQSNPNSIQSFEDFSAAFLHRFASSKRHQKNYLSLFVMKQQEAETLREFVQRFNTAALEIPSATPDIMISAFTQGLRGGERMENRPGGSRVEGAERGGKKRGAGERDEDRTKDRRQFSSHVPLNRSRDKVMEVRESGERGEKSQRVESSARPPPRGRQEGSSSGSELRSRPSSRRGRGPPWIRPRIEEPRREGRGQDVPWEPAEPRRRTNEDNHPTRGMIHMISGGATDGDSGRARKAHGRRLENFEISRSANLPHDPVISFGPEDLRGIVAPHNDALVVTTTVANYDVARIFIDNGSSVNILFKSTLDQMKVEGFEFEPISTPLYGFAGHAIPSLGQIVLPLSLGDEPRRVTKMTTFTVVDTPSAYNGILGRPALKDFRAVASTYHQKLKFPVGREVGVLCGDQKVARRCYEGIVKEEGKRARVEVNMIRRGRSGLPVVRREVHEVMDERPEIVTLGPDKKTLRIAPDLDPEVREKLITCLQANLNRFAWSAQELTGTSPDVAEHRLNILPNSRPVKQKKRHFGPEKDIVIKKEVGELLSAGHIREVQFPTWLSNVVLVPKSSGKWRMCVDFRDLNKACPKDCYPLPRIDQLVDSTAGHQYLCMLDAYQGYHQIPLAVEDQDKVSFITSEGTFCYVVMPFGLKNAGATYQRLMDKVFSKQVGRNVEVYVDDIMVKSKDSALLIPDLVETFSTLRSYRLKLNPQKCIFGVKSGKFLGYMVTERGIEANPEKVQAIQNMVSPQGPKDVQQLAGRIAALARFISRSAHRSLPFFRTLRKAKKFEWGPDCEKAFTELKEYLAELPVLAKPTAGEPLWVYLSATEGAVSSVLVKLDGSVQQPVYYVSHALKEAEIRYSGLEKLALALVMTARRLRPYFLSHPIVVLTNSPLGRILTHSDMSGRLVKWTTELGEYDIQYEPRTAIKAQALADFLAETVHQENEDPWKVYVDGSSSKDGSGVGVVLISPAGEEVKLAVRLDFRASNNEAEYEAVLAGLRAAINVGATRVLIFSDSQLVAQQMKGMYDVKDEKLIEYAREVNRIREKFTEITFEQIPRKEMKRQTL